Sequence from the Cyanobacteriota bacterium genome:
AACGTAGGTTGATTTCAGCTTAGAGAGAGTGCGATGTTCAAGAATGCAGTCAATAACTGGATGATCACCTTGTAGCTTTTCTAGCACAGATGCATCCGTAGAGTAGCCCGTTTTTAGCTTGCGAGATTTGCGTTTATCTAGTCCTAGCTTTTCAAACAACAAATCACCCAACTGTTTTGGAGATCCGAGGTTAAATTCCTCACCCGCGGCGGCATAGGCCGAGCGCTCAATTTCAGCTAAGTCTTGCTCCAGGGTGCGCGAAAACTCTTGCAAGTAGGCTAAGTCAATGCGTACACCTGTGTATTCCATGGCGGCAAGTACTGGTTCTAGGGGTTGTTCCACTTCAACGAGTAGCCGCTCCAGGGTGGGAATCTGGGCAAGATCCGCTTGCAACAGAGGCAACAACCGTCGGGTTACGTAAACATCCATGCCGCAATATTGAGCTACGACTGGAATGGCAACATCAGCGATCGTCTTGCCCTTGGGTACGAGATCGCTGTAGCTCGTGGTGGGCAATTGCAAATAGCGCTGGGCTAGGTCAGTGAGGTTGTGGCTGTTCTCTGGGTTCAGAACATAGCTAGCCAACATGGTGTCAAAGACCACGCCCTGGAGGTTAATTCCCTGGGCACGGAAAATCAGGCGATCAAACTTAGCGTTTTGCAGCACTTTGGGATGTGCTGGACTTTCCAACACGGGACGCAATGCCTCTAACACGGTAGTTTTGGGCAGAGTCGTGCCAAACCGATGACCGATGGGAATGTAAACGATTTGCAACTCGCCGAGAGTAGGGTGATGGTGCTCGGAATCGGTTACAGCAGCATAGCAGCAGCCAATACCCACCAGTTCAGCATCACGGGGATCGAGGGCTGTAGTTTCGGTGTCCCAGGCGACAGGCGTAGTGCAAGCCATGAGCGTCTGCACTAGATCTGTCAATTGCTCCGGGGTATCAACGATAATGACATCTAGATCGGGGATGCTCTGCTGTTGGGCTTGAGCTGTATCTTCAGCGCTGAAAAACCAGGTATCTTCGCTGCTGTGGTTGACCACTGTGGAACCAATTGTCGAACCGTTGGTCAAACTATTTGTAGGGGTAGAGCCACTCTTATCATCTGTAGCCCAACCACTAGCAAGACGATCGAGCCGATTGAGCAAGGTGCGATCGTGAAACTGAAGTTTAGCAATCAATGGATCCAAACTAGCACGATCAAATCCACGTAGTTTGCAGTCTTCAAGGGTAAATTCAATTGGTACATCTGTGCGAATGCGAGCCATAAATTGGGAGTGAAAGGCTGCCACTTTGCCTTGTTCTAGCTTTTGTTTCACTGCCCCCTTTACTTGGTCAAGCTGGGCGTAGAGTGCTTCCAAAGAACCATAAGTCTTCAACAGTTGAGCAGCCGTTTTGGCACCAATGCCCTTCACACCAGGAATATTGTCGGAACTATCACCGCACAGCGCCTTGTAGTCCACAACTTGGGACGGAAGGATGCCAAGCTTGTCATACACCCGTTGCGCATTGTAAGCAATGGCTCCACTGCTGCGCTGGGAAAAGCCAGCCCCCATGTGCAGTACGGTGATGCCTTTAGTATCGTCTATTAGTTGAAACAGGTCTTGGTCACCGCTGACGATCGTCACACGGTATCCAGCTTGGCTAGCTTGGGCCGTCAACGTACCTAAGACATCATCGGCCTCAAATCCTGGCTTGGTAACGATCGCTACCTGCATTGCCGCCAAAAATTCTTGCAGGTTGAGCAAGTCTGGCAAAAATTCCTCTGGAGCGTCTTGTCGCCCTGCCTTATAGGTATCGTCTGCTGCATGACGAAAGGTAGGCTCGTCTAGGTCAAAGGCTACTGCTACATAGTCAGGCTTCTCAGCTTCTAGCACCTCTAGCAAGGATTTGAGGAACCCGAAGGTCACACTAGTCGGGATGCCCGTAGAGGTGCGTAGGCCGCCATCTCGGCCTTTGGCATGGGCGTAGTAAGAGCGGAACGCTAACGAGTGACCATCTACTAGCAAAACAGCAGCAGCATTGGTGGAAGGTTCAGAATTAGACACGGCTAAGGGCATAACCTCGTTACGGATGACCCTATGATGCAAGATCGGGGGCAATCTGCGCAAGGCAATTATGGGTTACAGTGTCCTAGACAACGGCAGCTTGGCAATTAAGCATAAGTGTCACAATAATGCCAGCCCATCCTCACGATAGACTGGCATCTCTACAACACGGAAATAACAAGCCTAGAATTCTAGCTCAGCCGCCTGAACTTTCTCAACTTGCTTCTTCTTCAGCACTAATAAAATCTGGGTTAGAATCACTAGCGCAAAGAAGGCTAGGAGCCACTTGATGCGATCAGGACTCTGTAGC
This genomic interval carries:
- the polA gene encoding DNA polymerase I, whose amino-acid sequence is MSNSEPSTNAAAVLLVDGHSLAFRSYYAHAKGRDGGLRTSTGIPTSVTFGFLKSLLEVLEAEKPDYVAVAFDLDEPTFRHAADDTYKAGRQDAPEEFLPDLLNLQEFLAAMQVAIVTKPGFEADDVLGTLTAQASQAGYRVTIVSGDQDLFQLIDDTKGITVLHMGAGFSQRSSGAIAYNAQRVYDKLGILPSQVVDYKALCGDSSDNIPGVKGIGAKTAAQLLKTYGSLEALYAQLDQVKGAVKQKLEQGKVAAFHSQFMARIRTDVPIEFTLEDCKLRGFDRASLDPLIAKLQFHDRTLLNRLDRLASGWATDDKSGSTPTNSLTNGSTIGSTVVNHSSEDTWFFSAEDTAQAQQQSIPDLDVIIVDTPEQLTDLVQTLMACTTPVAWDTETTALDPRDAELVGIGCCYAAVTDSEHHHPTLGELQIVYIPIGHRFGTTLPKTTVLEALRPVLESPAHPKVLQNAKFDRLIFRAQGINLQGVVFDTMLASYVLNPENSHNLTDLAQRYLQLPTTSYSDLVPKGKTIADVAIPVVAQYCGMDVYVTRRLLPLLQADLAQIPTLERLLVEVEQPLEPVLAAMEYTGVRIDLAYLQEFSRTLEQDLAEIERSAYAAAGEEFNLGSPKQLGDLLFEKLGLDKRKSRKLKTGYSTDASVLEKLQGDHPVIDCILEHRTLSKLKSTYVDALPQLVRKDTGRVHTDYNQTVTATGRLSSSNPNLQNIPIRTAFSRQIRKAFVPEPGWVLVAADYSQIELRILAHLSQEPILLETYQQYRDVHTLTAQMLFDKQEITPDERRLGKVINFGVIYGMGAQRFAREANVSITEAKGFIDRFNDRYPLVFEYLQQKQREAIALGYVETIRGRRRYFNFTSDSLRSLRGHDPSTIDLNRLKLRDQYEAQLLRAAANAPIQGSSADIIKLAMVKIHELLQSYQARLLLQVHDELVFEMPPEEWDVLQPAIKSTMESAVTLSIPLVVDIHQGANWMDAKAG
- a CDS encoding apocytochrome f (cytochrome f, with cytochrome b6, subunit IV, and the Rieske protein, makes up the large subunit of the cytochrome b6-f complex; cytochrome b6-f mediates electron transfer between photosystem II and photosystem I), coding for LQSPDRIKWLLAFFALVILTQILLVLKKKQVEKVQAAELEF